The DNA segment AAGGATATTAAATACATTCACGCAGAacatcaggaaataaaaacaaaaccaaaggcgtggatttaaacacacacacaaatgagggTGAATAATCCTGACAGATTTTACAgaggatttagatctggactCCAGAACCTTGGCGTTGTTCTGGTGAAGTCATTCCTCTGtcgatgtgtgtgtatgtgtgtatgtgcgtgtgtgtatgtgtgtgtttgtgtgtgtatatgtgtgtgtgtgtgtatgtatgtgtgtatatatatgtgtgtgtgtgtgtacatgtgtgtgtgtgtgtatatgtatgtgtgtgtatgtatgtgtgtgtgtgtatatacgtgtgtgtgtgtgtgtgcgtgtatgtatgtgtgtttgtgtatatatgtgtgtgtgtgtgtgtgtatatgtgtgtatgtatgtgtgtatgtatgtatgtgtgtgtgtatatgtgtgtgtgtatgtgtgtgtgtgtatgtgtgtatatatatgtgtgtgtgtgtgtgcgcgtgtatgtgtgtgtgtgcttatgtgtgtgtgtgtatatatgtgtgtgtgtgtgtgtgtgtgtgtgtatgtgcatgtgtgtatgtatgtgtgtgtgtgtgtatgtatgtgtgtgtatatatgtatgtgtgtgcgtatgtgtgtatatacacgtgtgtgtgtgtgtgtatatacgtgtgtgtgtgtgtgcgcgtgtgtatatacgtgtgtgtgtgtgtgcgcgtgtgtatatatgtgtgtgcatgtatgtatgtatgtgtgtttgtgtatatgtgtgtgtatgcatgtgtgtgtatatgtatgtgtgtgtgtgtatatatatgtgtgtgtgtgtgtgcttatgtgtatgtgtgtgcgcttatgtgtgtgtgtgtgtatatatatgtgtgtgtgtgtgtgtgtgtgtgtgtgtgtgtatgtatgtgttacCTGGGGCAGATCGAGGACTCGTGGCTGTACCCAGGTCATCTGAACTTTCTTATCCACTTCATCAATGCTTCCTCGCAGGAGTCCGACTGACAGAGCCTTCATCACCAAGAGCtccacctgacacacacacacacacacacaacttttgTCTTTAACATGTAGGAAACAGGCTTCATAATGAACATTTCCCTAAAGTATTGAcattatgaacaaacacacacacacacacacacacacacacacacacacacacaccccacacacctcgTTTACTGGGACTCTGGTGCTTTGAGAGATTTCCTGGAATGTCAGTTGTCTGTTATTCGCTGGTCTGGTGAACGTCATCTAAAGAACAGAGAAGACGTGAGTGTGTGTCGTAGTGAACATGAAAACCTGTGTTTACTCTTATCTACAGTCtcacctccatcacacacagcagctgGATCTTCTGCATCAGTTTGGCCTCATGTGCAGCAAGATCAggctgaggaacacacacacacacacagattacaacACAATCGATCCTACTCGGGCATCGGCTGCACGTGTGCATGAATACACTCCTCCCTCACCTGCTGACCCCAGGCTGATTTTAAAGCCTgaaacttttccacatttcctGAGTTGAAGGCGAAGAGCGTCTCGATCAGCCACTGCTTATCCGTGTTCTTCAGAGACTCCAGTACAGGATGCATGAGCTACAAACCCGacaaaaacacattcatatcCTCGAACACTCCTACAGTTCCTACAGCTATTGACCAACACAGATCCAGAGGTGTAAAAACATCTGTACTGGGCTGAAGTATACTGAAACACtgatttctgaccaatcacctACCAGCTCTCCAAAATTGTACACGCCCTCTCCGAGCAGGCCAGCCAATCCCAGTGTGAAGGCTCGCTCCTGCTGCTCCGCCCCTAAACACAGGAAACAGACACTTCACTTTAATGCACTGACTCTAGACCAGTATTTTATGTGACATTATTTCTATTGTGTCGGTAGACGTTAATTCAATGTTCTaagtgtgtagttttgtgtgccCAGAGATTTCACCTGGCACGTCTTTGACATCCACACAGCCCAGGTAGCGCAGAGCGTCTTTATAGTAGAGCGCGTGGTTCCCGATTATGCGGTAGTATTTACTGGACAGATCGTAAAATCGGCCGTGTACAGACGTCACTCCTGGCAAGGCGTTCAGCATCTCCTCCACTTCCTCTATCAGTTTctacacaaacaaaatgattcatttgaatgaaatgaTTCAACGTTTTAAGGAGGAAaatactgctgttttttttatctgtttttagcacattttatataataaaaactgaataaaatagatatgaaatgtgtgtgtgtgtgtgtgtgtgtgtgtgtgtgtgtgagactaacTTTAGTAGCAGGCAGATCGTTGATGTCAAGCTTCAGGCTGCCAATCACTGTTTTACACAAAATCACTGCCTCATCACTCGACTTCACCTGATCACAAACACAGAGGAGTAAAAgttaaaagaaattaaagagAACGTTAAACCTGAACATCATGTCATCACTAACCTTCTCCTTCGTTTTCTCCAGGAACGTGATGGCGGTGTTTGggtctgagagaaagagagagagagagagagagagagagagagagagagaaagagagagagagacagacagagagagagacagagacggagagagacagacagagagagagagagagagagagagagacagacagacagagagagagagagacagacagaccaagagagagatgatgtgtTTATTCAGAACACTACCCAGTGTGTACACAACAGATAGAGAGGTAAATACCTGGCATCTGTCTGACCACATGGAGGAGGATTTCCACTAATGACAAAGGATTAATTCTACAGAGCagaaaagacaaataaacacctgtcactcaaaaagaatcattattgttattattagtagcattcttgcacacacactcgtgctaaCACACTcgcgctaacacacacacttacctgtgtTCAAAGTCACAGATGAAGTTCTCGTAAAGCTGTAATGAAACAAAGTCATCACACTGAAACACTGCTCAGGTTTTATTCCCAGCTCtctataataaatgtaaataaagtgtgtgatgtttcaCCTGAACAAGAGAGTCACTAGTGCACAAACACGGATTCTGTACAAAGTCACTCAGCTTCAGGGTCAACTGGTGCCACAACCTGCAGGATAGAGTTCACACATCACACCGTGTATTACtgggtacaacacacacacacacacacacacatcacaccgtGTATTACtgggtataacacacacacacacacacatcacaccgtGTATTACtgggtataacacacacacacacacacacacacacatcacaccgtGTATTACtgggtacaacacacacacacatcacaccgtGTATTACtgggtataacacacacacacacacacatcacaccgtGTATTCCtgggtataacacacacacatcacaccgtGTATTCCtgggtataacacacacacacacatcacaccgtGTATTACtgggtataacacacacacatcacatcacaccgtGTATTACtgggtataacacacacacatcacatcacactgtgTATTACtgggtataacacacacacatcacaccgtGTATTACTGGgtataacacacaaacacacacacacacacacacacaccgtgtgtATTACtgggtacaacacacacacacacccacacacatcacaccgtGTGTATTACtgggtacaacacacacacacacacacacacacacacacacacacacaccgtgtgtATCACTGGGTGTAACACACCACACCGTGTGTATTACTGGGTATAACACACACTTATTGTGATGTATATTGCTGCATGTTAAAACAAAAAGCTATTAAATTCATTCAGATGTATTTAATTTCTGAACTATAATGACGTCATTTAATACAGAGATACAAACGTTTACAGTTAGAATTACACATAAAACTGGTTTAATTAAATGTCACCGAATAACTCgttggttttatttgtatttcatgTTTAAGTCTCATAATAAAagtgaataataattaaatgtcactgaacattttctttgttaCTTTATCTAAACTAGCTGAATAACGAGTCTGTAGGGTTTTTTGTTAAAATCTCACTATTAAACACACTTTTCCAACCAAATCTGTTTCCCTCTTTTATAAACTCTTTgtaaataagaataaacatttaactTTAAAATTAGACTTAATGCTAAAAGCTAAATGACTCAGCTAGCTCAGCTAATTGAACAGAGCAGCTTCATCTGCACCCGTATTATGACAAATCCCGCCCTCCTGCGCTACGATTGGCTGATTCCTCCACAACCTGCATCGAGATCggcaaacattaaaaaatacagcGAGTGATGGAAGTGAGAACCAATTATAGTTAGCAACTCGGAATACGGGTGTGAAAAATGAACAACGGATAGCATTAGCAAGCTTTAGCTAACTCACTACTTAGCGACTAAAATGAGACCTACTTTTTGTTGTAGTAATCCTCCAGCGTGTGCCATTCCGCGGCGATTTCTGGCGTGGGACTTCTGCCCTGCTGTTGTTTGAGGAATCCGAGAACATCCTTCATTGTGGACGCGGTGAGATTTTCCTGCTCGACACTATGACTGAGTTAGCATACAAGCTAAATGACGAGCTTTTCTTCTTCGTTTGTTAAATTTAGTCACCGTGTGAAAAGACAGCTCGCTACCGCCGACTGTCGGATTTCCCCTGATatattttttcagttattttcaaAATCAGAAATTTTAAGCTAATTAttgcgtttttttttataactattaAAATACTGATTTTGGATCGTTACAATTTTATGTAatttatctaaaaataaataaaatgtaaactgtcttttattttattgcgcTACAATCATTGTGAcgaattattttattgtttttatttaataaacaacactattattatggattatttacagttaataaaaaaactgttttaaataaaataatatatttaaaacatttttacagtaaataaattatGAAAAACGACGGACGAAGGCCAGAGCTCCGTTTCCCAGAATTCCGTGCGGCGACTTTTGGCTCGGTCCCAAATCgcatgatgacgatgatgaagtGAGCGAGAGATTAAAGGATGAAGTGAGtcttcatcatcaacatcatcctcctcatcatctGTGCGGTTGGAGCTGCTGCTGATGGTGATTTAACACAACAGTAAACATGGATTTATCTGCTGTTATAAACGCGCTGCAGACACGGGGGCAGGAAGCAGCAGTGCGCGCGCTGGAGGGCTTTAATAAAGAGGTAAacacacagatgatgatgatgatgatgatgatgatcatgatgatgatgatgaaatcttctgctctgtgttcatGCTTTAATAATCTGTACCGAGTAGCTGATGAATTAAGCTGtattaaagtttaataaaaCACCTTTAGttacatacatttattattgttattgttattattattattattattattattattattattattattattattattattataaagacatttaaattaaaatgttaaaaactgCAGACTTTTATCACATTATTGACTTTAAACCAaatcaaatgtttttctttttcattttaattttttttttgtgattattaaaaaaatactgatgTGATTAAATTCTGTAGATTCTCTAAAACGAGCTGCAGTGAAAGTTCCACtgatcatcacatcatcacatcatcacatcatcacatcatcacatcatcacgaGTTTCTGTGATTTTATAGTCAAGTATTTGAATGTctttatttacaaattttacAGACACAATCAGGAGAAAAGTAATGGCactttaaaggtgtgtgtgtgtgtgtgtgtgtgtgtgtgtgtgtgtgtgtgtgtgtgtctgtgagagtgtgtgtctgtgagagtgtgtgtctgtgagagtgtgtgtgtgtgtgtgtgtgtgtgtgtgtgtgtgtgtgtgtgtgtgtgtgtgtgattgattttAATAAACTCTACCAGAGTTAAGTGGATTATTTTATTGCCCAGTTTCCTACTGATATAAACACTGGTCTTTAATCCCATGAGCTCTGGCTGCATTAACACCGTGTGacattaacaccaacacaaactGCTCTCTGTTCTGATTATATAAAAGGCTTTGGCTTTGTCCTGATTCTCTTGATCTCACTTTATTAGTGCACTTAACTGTAAGCACTAATCCTAAATCCCTCAgagggaaaaacaacaacattcagGACTGAATCATCTTCATAAACCTTCAGGAttgaatgattttattattctcagaactgtttacacacaaacaacacgaTCAGTCCATAAAAATGTCTCTGATCTactgatgtgtttgtgtctgcagaAAAGTCAGTGTTTCACCTTTATATCAGAGGAACAAGAGGACagagaggtaacacacacacacacacacacacacacacacacacacacacacacacatacacttacacacacatatatacacacacacacttacacacagacacgtttacacacacacacacacacacacacacacacacacacacacacacacttttacacacacactcttacacacacacacacacacacacacacacatacacacacttacacacacacacacacacacacacacactcttacacacactcacacttacacacacacacacactcttacacacacacacacacacacacactcttacacacacttacacacacacacacacactcttcacacacacacacacacacacacacacacacacacacacacacacacacacacacacgcacacacacatacacttacacacacatatacacacacacacacacttacacacacagacacgtttacacacacacacacacacacacacacacacacacacacacttttacacacacactcttacacacacttacacacacatttacacacacacacacacacacacacacacacacacacacacacacacacacacacacacacttacacacacacacacacactcttacacacactcacacttacacacacacacacacacacactcttacacacacacacacacacactcttacacacacttacacacacacacacactcttcacacacacacaccacacacacacacacacacacacacacacacacacacacacactcttacaccacacacacacccacacacacacacacacacacacaacacacacacacacacacacacaaactcatccacacacacacacacacacacacccccacacacacacacacacacactcttacacacacacacacacacacacacacacacacacacacacacacacacacacacacactcttacacacacacacactcttacacacacacacacacacacactcttacacacacacacacacacacacactcttatacacacacactcacacacacactcttacacacacactcttacacacacacacacacacacacacacactcttacacacacacacacacacacacacacacacacacacacacacacactcttacacacacacacacacacacacacacacacacacacacacacacacacacacacacacagacacacacacacacacacacactcttacacacacacacacacactctttcacaccacacacaccaacacacacacacacacacacacacacccacacacacacccccacacccatacacacacacacacacaaactcttacacacacacacacacactcttacacacacacacacacacacacactcttacacacacacacacacacactcttatacacacacacacacactcttacacacacacacacacactcttacacacacacacacacacacacacacacacacactcttacacacacacacacacacacacacacacacacacacacacacactcttacacacacacacacacactcttacacacacacacacacactcacacacacacacactcacacacacaaactcttacacacacacacacacacacacacactcttacacacacacacacacacacacacacacacacacactcttatacacacacacactgtgtgctgtgtgctgttgtTCTTTTCACATCTAAATGAAAGAGTTGTGATAAAAAGCTTCTTTAGGTTCATGATACTTGTGAATATGACACAAAATCTTCGTCTTCGTCCCTGACAGAAATGCATTAAAGAGACGTCTTGTCCCTGATTCACTCAGACAAAAGAagtttaatagaaataaattattttagtgTCTTCACGCCGACCCACATCcctgtgttgtgttttactCCCTCAGCGTCTGGGCGAGCTTCTCCTGTCCTTTCTGGATCGTGACGTTCAGCCGTCGTGTAAGCTGGCGTGTTTGGAGACGATCCGCATCCTGTCACGTGATAAAAGCAGCCTGGCTCCGTTCTCCAGCCGCCGCGCCGTACACACACTCGCATGTCACGCTGCACTCGCACCCCCTGAGGGATTCTGGCCACAAGTCCCTGACCTGGATGTGATCGTTGAGGCGCTGAAGTGTCTCTGCAACATCATACTAAACAGCAGTGAGGCACAGGAAGCTGCTGCCCACTTGGGTCTGGTGGTGGGCGTAGTAGAGCGTCTGAAACAGTGTCGTGAGTCTCGGTGGAGCTCGGACATGCGCTTCTTTGACCTGCGGCTGGTGTTTCTGCTGACGGCACTACGTGTAGACGTGAGGGCTCAGTTGGCCCGTGAGCTGAGGGGCGCTCGGATTCTGGCCGACGCCCTCGACGCCACGCTCGGCCTGCAGTGGACAGACGCCTACGAAGTTTCCCGCTCCGGTGCAGAGGGACCAAATGATCTCCCACCGCTCGGGAGGAGTGAGACAGAGCGAGCCATGGAGATTCTGAAGATCCTCTTCAACATCACCTACGATAAGGGACGCCGCAAAGTGGACGAGGTGAGACGTCACATGACGAGAAGCGTTTATACTTTTATATCATTCAAGTGTGTGAGGCTGTAATCTGGGTGTCATgatgtaataagtgtgtgtgtgtgtgtgcaccggTTGCAGGAGGAGGCAGCGACATACAGACACCTGGGCGCCATACTGAGACACTGTTTAATGAGTACAGCCGATGGAGAGGAACGCACAGATGAGTTCCacgggtgtgttgtgtgtgttgtgtgtttgtgtgtgtgtgtgtgggtgtgtgtgggtgtgtggtgtgtgtgtgtgtgtgtgtgtgagagacactaaGCCATGAATCtttgtgaaattattttcttatacaGAATGCACTGAATTTTATAAAATCTCCTTCATCctacagacactttacacttttaaaCATTACTGACTAAAATGCTGTAATATGGTATGgtgataactgtgtgtgtgtgtgtgtgtgtgtgtgtgtgtgtgtgtgtgtgtgtgtgtgtgtgtgtgtgtgcagtcacaCAGTCAACCTGTTAGGGAACCTCCCCCTGCTGTGTTTGGATGTGTTGCTGATTCCCAAAGTGCAGCTCGGTTCCATTGAGTACATGGGAGTGAATATGGACGCAGTGAACAAACTGCTGGAGTTCATGGAGAAAAGACTGGacagagtaagtgtgtgtgtgtgtgtgtgtgtgtgtgtgtgtgtgtgtgtgtgtgtgtgtggtttgtacAGTGAgttgtacagatacagatgACTTTCAGGTTGTACAGTCAGTTGTTTTTGTATCTCAGTTCTGCTCTGTGGGGATTTTCTGCTCCAGCTGGGACTCGacttcataaataaacatgttgacACATATTTTCCTCTTCACCTGTTCACCGGTTTCCCCTTCACACCTGTTCACCTGTTCACCGGTTTCCCCTTCACACCTGTTCACCTGTTCACCGGTTTCCCCTTCACACCTGTTCACAGGtttctctgtgctgtgtttTAGGGGAATAAGCTGAAGGAGATGCTGCTGCCGTGTCTGAACCTGCTGACAGAGAGCGCACGTATCCACAGAGAGACACGCAAATTTCTACGAATGAAAGTgagacaaacaaaataaaaacatttaattaacattcaAGAAAAAATAGTTGTTGTGAATGATGTTTGATTACAGACACAGTGCTGTTATTGTctcatatacagacacagtgctgttattgtctcatatacagacacagtgctgttattgtctcatatacagacacagtgctgttattgtctcatatacagacacagtgctgttattgtctcatacagacacagtgctgttattgtctcatacagacacagtgctgttattgtctcatatacagacacagtgctgttattgtctcatatacagacacagtgctgttattgtctcatatacagacacagtgctgttattgtctcatacagacacagtgctgttattgtctcatatacagacacagtgctgttattgtctcatatacagacacagtgctgttattgtctcatacagacacagtgctgttattgtctcatacagacacagtgctgttattgtctcatacagacacagtgctgttattgtctcatacagacacagtgctgttattgtctcatacagacacagtgctgttattgtctcatacagacacagtgctgttattgtctcatacagacacagtgctgttattgtctcatatacagacacagtgctgttattgtctcatatacagacacagtgctgttattgtctcatatacagacacagtgctgttattgtctcatatacagacacagtgctgttattgtctcatacagacacagtgctgttattgtctcatatacagacacagtgctgttattgtctcatacagacacagtgctgttattgtctcatatacagacacagtgctgttattgtctcatatacagacacagtgctgttattgtctcatatacagacacagtgctgttattgtctcatatacagacacagtgctgttattgtctcatatacagacacagtgctgttattgtctcatacagacacagtgctgttattgtctcatatacagacacagtgctgttattgtctcatatacagacacagtgctgttattgtctcatatacagacacagtgctgttattgtctcatacagacacagtgctgttattgtctcatatacagacacagtgctgttattgtctcatacagacacagtgctgttattgtctcatatacagacacagtgctgttattgtctcatatacagacacagtgctgttattgtctcatatacagacacagtgctgttattgtctcatatacagacacagtgctgttattgtctcatatacagacacagtgctgttattgtctcataggagtctccagtgcgagatgtgtgtgtgtatgatgtgtgtgtgtatgtatgatgtgtgtgtatgtgtatgtgtgtgtgtatgtatgatgtgtgtgtgtgtgtgtgtgtgtatggtgtgtgtgtgtgtgtgtgtgtgtatggtgtgtgtgtgtatggtgtgtgtgtgtatatggtgtgtgtgtatatggtgtgtgtgtgtatggtgtgtgtgtgtgtgtgtgtgtgtgtatgatgtgtgtgtatgtgtgtgtgtgtgtatgatgtgtgtgtatgtgtgtgtgtgtgtatgatgtggttgaggatggtgtgtgtgtgtgtgtgtgtgtgtgtgtgtgtgtgtgtgtgtgtgtgtttgatgtggttgatggtgtgtgtgtgagtgtgtgtgtgtgtgtgtgtgtgtatgatgtggttgatgatgatggtgtgtgtgtgtatgatgtggttgATGATGTGgttgatgatgtgtgtgtgtgtgtgtgtgtgtgagtgtgtgtgtgtgtatgatgtggttgatgatgatggtgtgtgtgtgtatgatgtggttgatgatgtgtgtgtgtgtgtgtgagtgtgtgtgtgtgtgtgtatgatgtggttgatggtgtgtgtgtgtgtgtgtgtgtgagtgtgtgtgtgtgtgtgtatgatgtggttgatggtgtgtgtgtgtgtgtgtgagtgtgtgtgtgtgtgtgtatgatgtggttgatggtgtgtgtgtgtgtgtatgatgtggttgatgatgatatgtgtgtgtgtgtgtatgatgtggttgatgatgatgatgtgtgtgtgtgtatgatgtggttgatgatgatgtgtgtgtgtgtgtgtgtgtgtgtgtgtgtgtgtgtgtgtgtgtgtgtgtgtgtgtatgatgtggttgatggtgtgtgtgtgtgtgtgtgtgtgtgtgtgtgagatgtggttgatggtgtgtgtgtgtgtgtgtgtgtgtgtgtatgtgtgtgt comes from the Tachysurus fulvidraco isolate hzauxx_2018 chromosome 17, HZAU_PFXX_2.0, whole genome shotgun sequence genome and includes:
- the psmd13 gene encoding 26S proteasome non-ATPase regulatory subunit 13; this encodes MKDVLGFLKQQQGRSPTPEIAAEWHTLEDYYNKKLWHQLTLKLSDFVQNPCLCTSDSLVQLYENFICDFEHRINPLSLVEILLHVVRQMPDPNTAITFLEKTKEKVKSSDEAVILCKTVIGSLKLDINDLPATKKLIEEVEEMLNALPGVTSVHGRFYDLSSKYYRIIGNHALYYKDALRYLGCVDVKDVPGAEQQERAFTLGLAGLLGEGVYNFGELLMHPVLESLKNTDKQWLIETLFAFNSGNVEKFQALKSAWGQQPDLAAHEAKLMQKIQLLCVMEMTFTRPANNRQLTFQEISQSTRVPVNEVELLVMKALSVGLLRGSIDEVDKKVQMTWVQPRVLDLPQIKGMKERLDFWCGDVKSMAVLVEHQAQDILT
- the ric8a gene encoding synembryn-A, translating into MDLSAVINALQTRGQEAAVRALEGFNKEKSQCFTFISEEQEDRERLGELLLSFLDRDVQPSCKLACLETIRILSRDKSSLAPFSSRRAVHTLACHAALAPPEGFWPQVPDLDVIVEALKCLCNIILNSSEAQEAAAHLGLVVGVVERLKQCRESRWSSDMRFFDLRLVFLLTALRVDVRAQLARELRGARILADALDATLGLQWTDAYEVSRSGAEGPNDLPPLGRSETERAMEILKILFNITYDKGRRKVDEEEAATYRHLGAILRHCLMSTADGEERTDEFHGHTVNLLGNLPLLCLDVLLIPKVQLGSIEYMGVNMDAVNKLLEFMEKRLDRGNKLKEMLLPCLNLLTESARIHRETRKFLRMKVLPPLRDVKNKPEVGNAPRNKLVRLMTHIDTDVKTCAAEFLFVLCKESVSRFIKYTGYGNAAGLLAARGLMRGGWEPGHYSEDEDSDTEEYREAKPHINPVTGRVEEEQLNPMEGMTEEQKEDEAMKLISMFDKLSRDHVIQPMKLGPDGKMTKLEPHELHCLTQQPFTGNQRNDEDEEEEEISD